AAATCTTTCACACTCTATCTCCTGTCGGAGTTAACCTTTTTAGAGGGGAATGACTCCCCTCCTCGTATGCTAACGGTAATGTTTATACCAGTCAGCTAGTAGCTCTTGGCCAGTTATTCTGCGTCCAACTCAATGTTGATACCTAAAGAGCGGATCTCTTTAAGTAATACATTGAATGATTCAGGCATACCTGGTTCCATACGGTGATCGCCGTCAACAAGGTTTTTGTACATTTTAGTACGACCGTTAACGTCATCCGACTTAACCGTAAGCATTTCTTGTAGCGTGTAGGCAGCACCGTATGCTTCAAGTGCCCATACCTCCATCTCACCGAAACGCTGACCACCGAACTGAGCTTTACCACCTAGTGGTTGCTGAGTTACTAGTGAGTAAGAACCAGTAGAACGGGCGTGCATCTTGTCGTCCACTAAGTGGTTTAGTTTCAGCATGTACATATAACCTACGGTTACAGGACGCTCAAACTTACGACCAGTACGACCGTCAGTTAGCGTGAATTGACCGCTTTCTGGCATGTCTGCTAACTTGAATAAGTCTTTAATTTCGCGCTCGCTCGCACCATCGAATACTGGTGTTGCGATTGGTAAACCTTCACGAAGGTTTTGCGCTAGACGCATGACTTCATCATCAGAGAAGTTGTCGATATCCACGTCTTGGCGAGATTCACCTAAGTTGTAAACTTCTTTTAGGAAGCTACGTAGTTTCTCAACTTTTTGTTGCGCCTTGATCATGCGATCAATCTTCTCACCGATACCGCGTGCCGCCATACCTAAGTGAGTTTCTAGGATCTGACCGATGTTCATACGCGACGGTACACCTAGTGGGTTAAGCACGATATCAACTGGTACACCGTTCTCGTCGTATGGCATATCTTCTACCGGTACAACGTTTGAGATAACACCCTTGTTACCGTGACGACCCGCCATTTTATCACCAGGCTGGATGCGACGTTTAACGGCTAAGTAAACCTTAACAATCTTAAGTACGCCTGGCGCTAAGTCATCACCTTGAGTGATTTTACGGCGCTTAGTTTCGTACTTCTTGTCGAATTCCGCTTTGATGGTTTCGTGCTGCTCAGCGATTTGCTCAAGCTCAGATTGCTGACCTTCATCGCTAAGGTTTTGTACCAACCACTTGTCGCGTGACATGCTGTTAAGCTCAGACTCGTTCATGCCAGCAGCTAGTAATAGCTTCTTAGCACGTGCGTAGATGCCGTCTTCTAAAATAGAGAACTCGTCACCTAAGTCTTTCTTAACTTCTTTCAGCTGCATTTCTTCAATTTCTAATGCACGCTTGTCTTTTTCTACACCGTCACGAGTGAAGATTTGTACATCGATGATAGTACCTGATACTGAGTTAGGTACACGTAAAGAGCTGTCTTTAACGTCAGCTGCTTTCTCACCGAAAATTGCACGTAAAAGTTTTTCTTCTGGCGTTAATTGCGTTTCACCTTTAGGCGTTACTTTACCTACTAAGATGTCACCGCCTTTTACTTCCGCACCAATGTAAACAACACCAGACTCATCTAGCTTGCTTAACGCTGACTCACCAACGTTTGGAATATCAGAAGTAATTTCTTCAGAGCCAAGCTTAGTATCACGAGCGATACAGCTTAATTCTTGAATGTGAATTGTCGTGAAACGGTCTTCTTGCGCAACGCGCTCAGAAAGCAACATCGAATCCTCGAAGTTGTAACCATTCCAAGGCATGAACGCCAAACGCATGTTTTGACCAAGAGCTAATTCACCCATGTCTGTTGATGGGCCGTCAGCTAACACGTCACCACGTACAACTGGGTCACCCATGTGAACGTTTGGACGTTGGTTAATACAAGTGTTTTGGTTAGAACGTGTGTACTTAGTTAAGTTGTAGATGTCGATACCCGCTTCACCTGGGATCATTTCGTCTTCGTTAACTTTTACAACGATTCGAGAAGCGTCAACGTAATCGATAACACCACCGCGCTTAGCAACGGCTGTTACACCAGAGTCAACCGCTACGATCTTCTCCATACCTGTACCAACAAGTGGCTTGTCCACTTTTAAGGTAGGTACAGCTTGGCGTTGCATGTTCGAGCCCATCAAGGCACGGTTAGCATCATCGTGCTCTAGGAATGGGATAAGTGATGCGGCAACAGAAACGATTTGCTGTGGCGATACGTCCATGTACTGAACTGTATCTTTCGACATTAGCGTGAATTCGTTTTTGTGGCGACACGGTACTAAGTCACTGGTTAAACGACCTGCTTCATCACGCTCAGCATTTGCCTGTGCGATTACATAGTTACCTTCTTCAATTGCAGATAGGTAATCTACTTCATCAGTTACTACGCCATCGACAATCTTACGGTATGGTGTTTCTAGGAAACCATAATCGTTAGTGCGCGCATAACATGATAATGAGTTAATTAGACCGATGTTTGGACCTTCCGGCGTTTCGATAGGACAAACACGACCGTAGTGCGTTGGGTGAACGTCACGTACTTCGAAGCCTGCACGCTCACGTGTTAAACCACCTGGGCCTAAGGCAGAAATACGACGCTTGTGCGTAACTTCTGATAACGGGTTGTTTTGGTCCATGAACTGTGAAAGTTGTGATGAACCGAAAAATTCTTTAACCGCAGCAGAAATAGGCTTAGCGTTGATTAAGTCTTGTGGCATTACCGCGTCTAAATCACCAAGTGATAAACGCTCACGTACTGCACGCTCAACACGTACTAGACCAACACGGAATTGGTTTTCTGCCATTTCACCTACTGAACGGATACGACGGTTACCTAAGTGATCGATATCATCCACTTCACCTTTACCATCGCGAATCGCGATTAAGGTTTTCATTACGCGGATAATATCGTCGTTTGATAACGTACCTTCACCAGTCGATTCTTTAAGACCAACACGACGGTTGAACTTCATACGACCAACGGTTGATAAGTCGTAACGCTCTAATGAGAAGAATAGGTTAGCAAATAAGCCTTCAGCTGCGTCTTTTGTTGGCGGCTCACCAGGACGCATCATACGGTAGATCTCAACTAACGCTTCTAAACGGTTAGTTGTGCTATCAATACGCACGGTATCTGACATGTATGAACCAACATCGAATTCATTCATGTAAAGCGTATTAAGTTGCTTGTGGCCTGCTTGGCTAAGGGCTGCTAATAGCTCTAGCGTGATTTCAGCATTTGCTTCCGCAATTACTTCACCTGTTGACTCGTCAACATAACCTTGAGATAACACTTTACCAACGATATATTCTGCTGGTACTTCAAGCTCAGTTATGTTTTCTTTACCTAAGGTGCGGATATGACGGGCAGTAATACGACGACCTTGTTCAACAAGTACATCACCATTTGGTAATTTC
This Thalassotalea euphylliae DNA region includes the following protein-coding sequences:
- the rpoB gene encoding DNA-directed RNA polymerase subunit beta, which encodes MGYSYSEKKRIRKDFGKSAQVMDYPFLLSIQLESFRKFIDIDPTGETGLEAAFRSIFPIKAYSGSSELQYVSYRLGEPLFDVKECQIRGVTYSAPLRVKLRLVIYDKEAPAGTVKDIKEQEVYMGEIPLMTENGTFVINGTERVIVSQLHRSPGVFFDHDKGKTHSSGKVLYNARVIPYRGSWLDFEFDPKDNLFVRIDRRRKLPASIILRALEYSTEEILAMFYDTTSYEIKGDKLIMELVPERLRGETATFDVKLPNGDVLVEQGRRITARHIRTLGKENITELEVPAEYIVGKVLSQGYVDESTGEVIAEANAEITLELLAALSQAGHKQLNTLYMNEFDVGSYMSDTVRIDSTTNRLEALVEIYRMMRPGEPPTKDAAEGLFANLFFSLERYDLSTVGRMKFNRRVGLKESTGEGTLSNDDIIRVMKTLIAIRDGKGEVDDIDHLGNRRIRSVGEMAENQFRVGLVRVERAVRERLSLGDLDAVMPQDLINAKPISAAVKEFFGSSQLSQFMDQNNPLSEVTHKRRISALGPGGLTRERAGFEVRDVHPTHYGRVCPIETPEGPNIGLINSLSCYARTNDYGFLETPYRKIVDGVVTDEVDYLSAIEEGNYVIAQANAERDEAGRLTSDLVPCRHKNEFTLMSKDTVQYMDVSPQQIVSVAASLIPFLEHDDANRALMGSNMQRQAVPTLKVDKPLVGTGMEKIVAVDSGVTAVAKRGGVIDYVDASRIVVKVNEDEMIPGEAGIDIYNLTKYTRSNQNTCINQRPNVHMGDPVVRGDVLADGPSTDMGELALGQNMRLAFMPWNGYNFEDSMLLSERVAQEDRFTTIHIQELSCIARDTKLGSEEITSDIPNVGESALSKLDESGVVYIGAEVKGGDILVGKVTPKGETQLTPEEKLLRAIFGEKAADVKDSSLRVPNSVSGTIIDVQIFTRDGVEKDKRALEIEEMQLKEVKKDLGDEFSILEDGIYARAKKLLLAAGMNESELNSMSRDKWLVQNLSDEGQQSELEQIAEQHETIKAEFDKKYETKRRKITQGDDLAPGVLKIVKVYLAVKRRIQPGDKMAGRHGNKGVISNVVPVEDMPYDENGVPVDIVLNPLGVPSRMNIGQILETHLGMAARGIGEKIDRMIKAQQKVEKLRSFLKEVYNLGESRQDVDIDNFSDDEVMRLAQNLREGLPIATPVFDGASEREIKDLFKLADMPESGQFTLTDGRTGRKFERPVTVGYMYMLKLNHLVDDKMHARSTGSYSLVTQQPLGGKAQFGGQRFGEMEVWALEAYGAAYTLQEMLTVKSDDVNGRTKMYKNLVDGDHRMEPGMPESFNVLLKEIRSLGINIELDAE